GCGGTTGGTGACCACCCACACGTACGTCGCGATGCCCGTGTTATAGAAGAGCTGCTCGGGCAGGGCGATCAAGGCTTCGAGGAAGTCGTTCTCCAGGATGAAGCGGCGGATCTCGCTCTCCCCGCTCCCGGCATCGCCCGTGAAGAGCGGCGAGCCGTTCATGATGATCGCGATGCGCGAACCGCCCTCCTTCGGGTCCTTGGCATGCGCCAGCATGTGAAGGAGGAAGAGGAGCTGGCCGTCGCTGATCCGCGGGAGCCCCGGGGCGAAGCGGCCCGCCGCACCCCGCTCGTGCTCGGCGCGCACGGCGTCCTCGTCCCGCTTCCAGTCCTTGCCGTAAGGGGGATTGGCGATCAGGTAATCGAAGCTCGTGCCTGCGTGGCGGTCGTTCGACAGCGTGGTTCCGTAGGCGATGTTGTCCGCGTCCCGCCCCGTCGGGTCCTTCATGAACAGATCCGACTTCGAGACCGCCCACGTCTCGGGGTTCACCTCCTGGCCAAAGAGGTGGATCTCCGCCCCGGTGTTGATCGGCGGACGGATGACCTCTCCGTTCCTTCGGAGGCCCACCGTGATGTGCTCCTTCGTGATCATGAGCATCCCGCCGGAGCCACAGCACGGGTCGTAGACGGTCCGGACCACGCCTCTCGCGCGGATGTGGGCCTCGTCCCCCGCCAGCATCAGATCCACCATCAGGTGCACGACGTCCCGCGGCGTGAAGTGCTCACCGGGGTTCTCATTCAGCGCCTCGTTGAACTTGCGCAGCAGCTCCTCGAAGATCGTACCCATCGTGGGGTTGTCGATCTTCTCCGGGTGCAGGTCCACGTTCTTGAAGCGCTCGAGCACCTGGAAGAGGAGGCCCGCCTCGTCGAGCTTGCTGATGGTGTTGTCGAAGTCGAACTTCTCCAGCACCTCGCGCATGTTCGGGCTGAATCCGGCGATGTAGTTCCGCAGATTCGCCGCCAGGTGCGGCGCGTCGCCAAGGACCTTCTCGAAGTTGTAGCGCGAGGTGTTGTAGAAGGCGAAGCCCGAAACCTTGCGGAGCTGCGGGTCGAGGTTCTCGAGCTTCTTGCCACGCAGCTCGGTCTGCTTGCCCAGGACCTTCTCCTTGGTCGGGGCCAGCACGCAATCGAGCCGCCGCAGCACCGTGAGCGGAAGGATCACGTCCTGGTACTTGCCCCGCTTGAAGGTGTCGCGGATCAGGTCCGCGACCCCCCACAGGAAGCTCACGATCTCGCTATGGTTCACTGACGTCGGTCTCCATGACCGCAGGCTCCGGCCGCAGTGTCACCGGCGCCGTCCAACGCCGGGATGAGCCGCGGCGCGAAGCGCCGTCGGCTGGATGCCAAGGTTACGCGGCACCGACCTCGACGAACTCTCCCTGCGAGCATGGTGCCGGCACCGGCAACCCGTCCTGCCTCAGGCCGTCGATGTGAAACTCCACGGCCTCGCGGATTAGCCGTAGCACTTCCTCGCGAGTTTCGCCTACTGCCACACAGCCCGGTAGGTCGGGGACATGCGCCCCCCAGCTCGTCTCTCCCTGCTCGACGACCACCATGTAGCGCATCAATCCCATGCTCACTTCTCCTTCTGGAGGCCCGCCTGCTTGAGGATGGCGTTCAATGTGCCAGGCGGAATGTCCACACTCGGCTTGCCGGCCACCGTAACGGTGCCTCGCTTGCTCGGATGCTTGTCCTGCCGGTGACTGCCGCGAGTTCGTGCCAGCTGCCATCCATCCTCAGCGAGCAGTCGAATCAGTTCTGCGACCTTCACATACTCCTCGGTATCACCCTCGTTGCCGGGCAACTGGAGCCGCAGATGTCACTCCCCATATCTTGCCATCGAAACGCCAGGTGTGGCCACGCCTTGATTGGCTGCGAGATTGTGGAGCATATGTTGGCGCGCGTGCCGGCGGACGCCGCCCAGCGGCTCACGATGCGAGCACGCGGTCGGCCGGGCTGCAAAGGGCGGCCGGTGCACGGTGGAGGTCTTGGGCGTTGGCCGGGCAGCGCCTGGACGAGCCGCCTGATCGCAGGAGAACCATCTCGACCGCCCCCTCTCATGCTGGCACGCCCACTATAGCGGCCACCCCTCGGGCGGGCAAGGGCGGCCGCGCTCGGTCGGCTCCAAGCCCGTGTCCCGGGTCGAAGGCGGGTCGCTATCACCACACGCGCTGTGCGGGCATCCGCGGGGGGCTCTCCGGGCTTTACCGGGCCCCGGAGTCGCCCTATCATCGCGGCAGACGAATTCCTGATCCGAGGAGGCGACCGTGGCCGAGCGCCGCAAGACTGCCAGGACGAAGGCCCCCGGGCCGAAGACACCGAGGACGAATCCCTTCGAGGAGGACCTCGACCGGGGGCCGGCGAACTACGCGCCGCTCACGCCGCTCTCCTTCCTCTCCCGGGCGGCCACCGTCTACCCTGGCAAGGCCGCGGTCATCCACGGGGAGCGCGTGCTCACGTACGCGGAGTTCTACGGGCGCTGCCGGAGACTGGGCTCGGCGCTCAGGCGGCGCGGGATCGGGCGCGGGGACACCGTGGCGGTGATGGCCCCCAATGTCCCGGCCATGCTGGAGGCCCATTATGGCGTCCCCATGACGGGGGCCGTGCTCAATGCGCTCAACTACCGGCTGGATGCGCGGACCATCGCCTTCATCCTGGAGCATGGCCAGGCCAGGCTGCTCATCACCGATCGGGAATTCTCCGACACCGTGGGCCAGGCCCTGGGGATGGTCAAGCGGAAGCTCACGGTCATCGACATCGACGACCCCCTCCACGCGGGCGGGCGGCTCCTCGGCGGGAAGGATTACGAGGCCTTCCTCGCCGAGGGCGATCCCGAGTGGGCCTGGCGGGGCCCCGCCGACGAGTGGCAGGCCATCTGCCTGCTCTACACCTCGGGCACCACCGGCAACCCCAAGGGCGTCGTCTACAATCACCGCGGCGCCTATCTCAACGCCCTCGGCAATGCACTGGCCTTCGGCCTCACGCCGGCCTCCGTCTACCTCTGGACCCTGCCCATGTTCCACTGCAGCGGGTGGACGTACACCTGGGCGGTGACGGCCGCCGGCGGCACCCATGTGTGCCTGCGCCGCGTGGAGCCGGCGCTCATCTTCCCCGCCATCGAGCGCCACCGGGTGACGCACATGTGCGGTGCCCCCATCGTGCTGACCACGCTGATCCACGCCCCCGAGGAGGTGAAGCGCACGTTCGACCACGTCGTGGAGGTGGCGACGGGCGGCGCCGCGCCCCCCTCCACGGTGATCGCCGCCATGGAGGCCATGGGCTTCCGCGTCACGCACCTCTACGGGCTCACCGAGACCTATGGCCCGGCCACGCTCTGCGCCTGGCAGGCGGACTGGGAGGGGCTCGATCTCAAGGCGCGCGCCGAGAAGATGGCGCGCCAAGGCGTCCGCTACCCCACGATGGAGGATCTCATCGTGGCCGATCCGAAGAGCTTCAAGCCCGTGTCCCGGGACGGCCGCACCGTGGGCGAGGTGATGCTGCGCGGGAACACGGTGATGAAGGGGTATCTCAAGAACCCGCGCGCCACTCGGGAGGCCCTTCGCCGCGGCTGGTTCCGCTCGGGCGACCTCGCCGTCTGGCACCCGGACAACTACATGGAGATCAAGGACCGCTCGAAGGACATCATCATCTCGGGCGGCGAGAACATCTCCTCCCTCGAGGTGGAGGAGGTCCTCTACGGCCACCCGGCCGTGATGGAGGCCGCCGTGGTCGCCAGGCCCGACGAGAAGTGGGGCGAGGTCCCCTGCGCCTTCGTCACCCTCAGGCCCGGCGCCCCGCCCGTCATCGCCGAGGAGCTGATCCAGTGGAGCCGGGACAGGCTCGCCCACTACAAGGTGCCGAAGCACGTGGTCTTCGGCCCCCTGCCCAAGACCTCCACGGGGAAGATCCAGAAGTTCGTGCTCCGGGAGCAGGCGCGCGGGGCGCCGGCGTAGAGGGCGCGAGCGAGGACCTGCCGCGGCGGGGCTCAGCGGCGCGGGCGAGAGGTGCGGCGACCCTCGGACGCAAGCGAGCGCGGGATCGTCCGCACGGCGCTGTCCTACCGGCCGCTGCGCGAAGAGCCGCGCTTCCGGACAGATCTGGAACGCCCTCCGCCGCGATGCTTCAGGTGTTCCAGCATCGCCTCGAGCCCCAGGATGTAGGACTGCACCCCGAACCCGGCAACCATCCCCACACCCGCCTCCGCCAGGACCGAGTGGAACCCGCGCTTCTCGATGTTGGTGATGTGGACCTCGACGTAGGGGAACGGCACCGCGCGGAGGCAGTCGCGCAGCGCGTAGCCGGAGAATATGAAGCCAGCCGGGTTCATGACGAGCCCGTCGATCCCCTCGTCCGCCGCGCGGTAGAGCCGCTCGATGGCCTCGCCCTCGCTGTGGGTATAGAAGATGGTGAGGTCGTAGCCGTTGGCGCGCGCGTGCTCGCGCAGCATGGCGTCGAGCTCCGCGGCCGAGGTCCTGCCGTAGATCTCCGGCTGCCGCCGGCCGAGATAGCTCATGTTGGGGCCCTGGATCAGCAGGATCTGCGGCATGGAACGCCCTCACGTTTCCGGCGGTCCGCCCTGCCCACCGGCGGCTCCACCATTCGTGTGCTCCAGGTTCACCGCTCCGCCTCGAGGGTCTCGCCTGGGCTGCCGGAGGCTCAGCACTTCACCGGGTAGGTGAGCACCAGGCGGTCGGGCGGGTACCGCCTCGTCTCAGCGAAGCAGCCGACGATTCTCGGCAGAGGGTCCTCGATGTCCTTGCGATCGCGCCCTCTCTGCAGCTCCAGGTGCACATGCTCGAAGCCCGGCCACGCGCGCTGCCCCGATGTGCCGACGGCGCCGATCCGCTGGCCCCGCCTGACGCTGTCCCCGGCCGACACGGCGATCGCGGAGAAGTGGCAATAGACCGTCCGGTAGCCGTGCGCCTCGTGAGCGATCACGACGATCAGCCCGCACAGATCGCCGGTGTCCCGCGCCACGGTGACGCGGCCGTCGGCCGCCGCCAGCACGTCCGCCCCCGGGCGGCCGGCAACGTCGATGCCGCGATGCGGACTCGGCCGCGGATAGCCCTCCGAGCCCAGCCAGTCGCCAAAGCCCGCGAGAATCCGCGGAGCCCCATCTGGCGGGGCGGTCATCGCGCGCAGCAGGTGTCTCGCGGGCAGGATGACGAGAAACACCATGGCGACGACGCTGACGACCACGGGATAGAGCCGGAGCCGCCCGTCGCCGCGATACCGGCGGACGAGCCGAACCAGCGCGTTGACGAACGACCACACGACCAGCACGGCCCCGACGGCGGCCAGGGCCGGAAAGAGAAATCGCGGCGCGCGCTGGGCGATCCACGGGGAGGAGGCGCCCACCAGTACCAGGACAGTCGCCAGCAGCGTCAGCCAGAGGGTCCGCCTCGCCATCACGCGCCCTCGTGCCCGACGCCTCGACACCATCACCTCGGGGGCTTCCTGCTCCGCACCGGAACTCGATCCCGATGAGCTCATGACCACCCTCTGCCGGATCACCTATGAACAGATCACCGATCACCCCGCCCGTGCCCCTTGCCCTTGCCGTCACCCCTGCCGCGGTCCTTGCCATCGCCCCTGCGGTCGCCCCTGTCGTGACCCCGGCCGCGGCCCCGGTCGTGATCGTCATCCCGTTCCTTCCACTGCCGCTTCTCCGCCCACTCCCGTCCCCACTCATTGCCCCAGCGCGGCGGCCGCTGCCTCTGCCACTGCTTCCAGTGTCCGGGGGGGAGGCGGTAGTAGTTCACCGGCACGAGCAGGACGGGTCGCGGCACGACGCTCGGGGCGACGACAATCCAGGGGCCGTTGTACCCGGCGCTCACGTGCCAGCCGCCGTTGGCAAAGGCCCAGTACTGGCCCCCGTAGAAGAAGAGGTTCGCGGAAACGGTCGGTACGTATCGGACGGCTTGAACCTCGGGGACGACCACGAGCCGAGGCGGCGACGGGAGATGTATGCCGATGTCGACATGCACCTGAGCGCCCGCGGGCGCAGCCAAGGCGACTGCGAGCAACACAGCGACGAACACGCAGGTGAACGGTCCAAGCAGCGCGATCCCTGGAAAGAGAACTCCTCGTCTCATCGCCTCCCCCTCCGCCTCTTGATGAGCTGTTCGAATGTCGACTCTCGTCGCCGCTCGCCGGCCTGTCTATTGGAGCGTGGCCTGCCGGCGCTCGCCGAACTGGCCGCCACCGATGCAAGCGGCGGCCGGGGCCGAGCCGGGCGCCGGCGTGCCAGCCGCCCGGCGGCCGCGAACACCGAGCGGAGCATCGGGCGCGTCAGTCGGCCCGTGAAGGTGTTCTGCTGGCTCGGGTGGAAGGAGCCGAGGAGGATCACGCCATCGGGCATGCGACTCCTTGCGCCGTGACCGAAGCGGGGCAACGGGCGCGGCAGCGAGAGCCCCGCCGCGCGGCGCGCCCGCAGATAGGCGTCCCAGCCGATCCGGCCCAGGGCGACCACGACTCGCACGCGGCGCAGCAGCGCGAGCTCATCGATCAGATAGGGCCGGCAGCGCTCCATCTCGGCGGGTGTCGGCTTGTTGGCCGGCGGCGCGCAGCGAAGCGCGGCGGTGATGTAGGCGCCACGCAGGCGCAGCCCGTCGTCGCGGCCGCGCGAGATCGGCGTGTTGGCGAGCCCGGCGCCGTGGAGGGCGCGGAAGAGCCAGTCGCCGCTCCGGTCTCCCGTGAACATGCGCCCCGTGCGGTTGCCTCCGTGAGCCGCCGGCGCGAGCCCGACCACGAGGACGCGCGCGGCGGGATCGCCGAAGCCGGGCAGAGGGCGCGCCCAGTAGCGCTCGCCCTGGTAGCGCCGCGGCGGATGCGCGGCGGCCGCCTCGCGGTGACGCACCAGACGCGGGCAGCGCCGGCACGCCTCGATCCGCCGCGAGAGGGCGCGCAGCCTGGCGCTGCGCTCCTGCGCGCGGCCGGTGACACTCACCGCGCGCGGAGGTCCTGCACCCGCCGGAGCGGGGAGCCGTCCCGGCGCGCGATCGTCCGTCGTACGGGGCGCGTGCCGTCGCCGAACGTCGGCTGCCAGGAGGAGTGCTTCCCCGCCCCGCCCACCACGATGATGCTGATGTCCTCCGGCGCCCGCACGATGGGCAGCATGGCGTCCGGGGCGTCGCGGGCGCCGCGGCGCTCGATCTGATACTGCCGGTACTCCGGCCCCAGGCGCGCCAGCGGGAAGCGAGCGTGCTCGAAGAGGAACTCCTTCACCTGGCGCTTCGTGAAGCCCTCGCGCGCGATGGTGGCTGCGTGCTCGGGCCCCAGGGACAGCAGCGGCCAGCCGGCGCCGAGGAGGTTGTTGCTGCCCGCCTGGCCCATGGCGCCGGCGATGGTGCTGAGGACGCCCACGGCCGTGTTGCTGTAGTGGTCCTGGATGTTGTGCGGGCCCTCGCAGCCCATCACCGTGACCGCGCTCACGTCACGCGGCAGGCCGTGCTCGACGTGCAGCGGCTCCCAGGGGTTGTCGGCCTCGTTCTCGGCGACGCAGGAGGCGATCTTGGCCGGGCTGCCCTGGGTGGCGCGGTCGCCCGTGCCGGGCAGCCCGCCGCCGACGTTCATCAGCACGAGGCGCAAGGCCCGGCCGATGGTCAGGTTGGCTCTCGCGCCCTGGCCGAAGGCGTTGTAGCCCGAGTTGAGGCCGATCTCGCGCGCGATGGGGCCGTTGACGATGAGCAGCGGCGCGACTGGGTGCGTCGTCGCCTGGATCGAGTCGAGGTTGAAGCGGGGGTCGGCGAGGGCCTCGATGGCGGCGAGGACGACCGGGAAGTACTCCGGGCGGCACCCCGCCATGACGGCGTTCGCCGCGATGCGGTCCACGGTGGCCTCGCCCTGCCGTGGAGGCAGGACGCCGATGACCTCGCGGGGGTCGCGATCGGTCCA
This genomic stretch from Candidatus Rokuibacteriota bacterium harbors:
- a CDS encoding type II toxin-antitoxin system HicA family toxin — translated: MKVAELIRLLAEDGWQLARTRGSHRQDKHPSKRGTVTVAGKPSVDIPPGTLNAILKQAGLQKEK
- a CDS encoding 3-dehydroquinate dehydratase, producing MPQILLIQGPNMSYLGRRQPEIYGRTSAAELDAMLREHARANGYDLTIFYTHSEGEAIERLYRAADEGIDGLVMNPAGFIFSGYALRDCLRAVPFPYVEVHITNIEKRGFHSVLAEAGVGMVAGFGVQSYILGLEAMLEHLKHRGGGRSRSVRKRGSSRSGR
- a CDS encoding M23 family metallopeptidase — encoded protein: MARRTLWLTLLATVLVLVGASSPWIAQRAPRFLFPALAAVGAVLVVWSFVNALVRLVRRYRGDGRLRLYPVVVSVVAMVFLVILPARHLLRAMTAPPDGAPRILAGFGDWLGSEGYPRPSPHRGIDVAGRPGADVLAAADGRVTVARDTGDLCGLIVVIAHEAHGYRTVYCHFSAIAVSAGDSVRRGQRIGAVGTSGQRAWPGFEHVHLELQRGRDRKDIEDPLPRIVGCFAETRRYPPDRLVLTYPVKC
- a CDS encoding SAM-dependent DNA methyltransferase, producing MNHSEIVSFLWGVADLIRDTFKRGKYQDVILPLTVLRRLDCVLAPTKEKVLGKQTELRGKKLENLDPQLRKVSGFAFYNTSRYNFEKVLGDAPHLAANLRNYIAGFSPNMREVLEKFDFDNTISKLDEAGLLFQVLERFKNVDLHPEKIDNPTMGTIFEELLRKFNEALNENPGEHFTPRDVVHLMVDLMLAGDEAHIRARGVVRTVYDPCCGSGGMLMITKEHITVGLRRNGEVIRPPINTGAEIHLFGQEVNPETWAVSKSDLFMKDPTGRDADNIAYGTTLSNDRHAGTSFDYLIANPPYGKDWKRDEDAVRAEHERGAAGRFAPGLPRISDGQLLFLLHMLAHAKDPKEGGSRIAIIMNGSPLFTGDAGSGESEIRRFILENDFLEALIALPEQLFYNTGIATYVWVVTNRKARHRRGRVQLIDATSFWVPMRKSLGDKRREIPLDRAQDVLKILADFKDGDTRTVAKDGKEEEVVVSKIFPTTHFGFRKITVERPLRLSFQAIRERVARLEEERGFHALAQSKRKGAAGAREQAEGRAQQEAIRRLVRTLPDTLFKNREEFERVLEGTARKGGVKLSALVSKAILSALSKRDETAAICRDRQGSPEPDPELRDTESVPLGESVEAFFAREVAPHVPDAWIDVDRRDPKDGQVGLVGYEINFNRYFYRYTPPRPLEEIEADIRGIEADILRMLAEVTGGK
- a CDS encoding acyl-CoA synthetase, whose protein sequence is MAERRKTARTKAPGPKTPRTNPFEEDLDRGPANYAPLTPLSFLSRAATVYPGKAAVIHGERVLTYAEFYGRCRRLGSALRRRGIGRGDTVAVMAPNVPAMLEAHYGVPMTGAVLNALNYRLDARTIAFILEHGQARLLITDREFSDTVGQALGMVKRKLTVIDIDDPLHAGGRLLGGKDYEAFLAEGDPEWAWRGPADEWQAICLLYTSGTTGNPKGVVYNHRGAYLNALGNALAFGLTPASVYLWTLPMFHCSGWTYTWAVTAAGGTHVCLRRVEPALIFPAIERHRVTHMCGAPIVLTTLIHAPEEVKRTFDHVVEVATGGAAPPSTVIAAMEAMGFRVTHLYGLTETYGPATLCAWQADWEGLDLKARAEKMARQGVRYPTMEDLIVADPKSFKPVSRDGRTVGEVMLRGNTVMKGYLKNPRATREALRRGWFRSGDLAVWHPDNYMEIKDRSKDIIISGGENISSLEVEEVLYGHPAVMEAAVVARPDEKWGEVPCAFVTLRPGAPPVIAEELIQWSRDRLAHYKVPKHVVFGPLPKTSTGKIQKFVLREQARGAPA
- a CDS encoding uracil-DNA glycosylase; translated protein: MSVTGRAQERSARLRALSRRIEACRRCPRLVRHREAAAAHPPRRYQGERYWARPLPGFGDPAARVLVVGLAPAAHGGNRTGRMFTGDRSGDWLFRALHGAGLANTPISRGRDDGLRLRGAYITAALRCAPPANKPTPAEMERCRPYLIDELALLRRVRVVVALGRIGWDAYLRARRAAGLSLPRPLPRFGHGARSRMPDGVILLGSFHPSQQNTFTGRLTRPMLRSVFAAAGRLARRRPARPRPPLASVAASSASAGRPRSNRQAGERRRESTFEQLIKRRRGRR
- a CDS encoding type II toxin-antitoxin system HicB family antitoxin, which encodes MRYMVVVEQGETSWGAHVPDLPGCVAVGETREEVLRLIREAVEFHIDGLRQDGLPVPAPCSQGEFVEVGAA